The segment TGCTGCCGGGTCGGTGTGTCTCAGCCCATAGAAGGACCCCTTGAGCGTCGCACACAAGGAGGCAGTTTAGTGAGTGCAAGCCCTTCCTGTTCACATATGACAAGTCTTCTGCATTAGGGGCTTTAATGGTTATGTGTGTGCAGTCTgcaatccctagcacccctggaaCCCCAGCCAAGCTGTAAAAGTCATCCTTAAGCCTTTGTACGGACACCTCCTCCTGCGGGAAACAAATAAACTGTGAAGCTCTTTCCACCAAAGCCTCTGTGACGTTGGTAACACAACGGCTCATAGAAGCTTGACTGATTCCAATTGTGTCACCCATGCGCGTCTGGAAAGAACCAGAGGTATAAAATCCTAGAGCTGCCATGATCTGAGTTTCGGGGCTGATTGCTCGAGAACGCTGAGTTGGTCGGGATAGGCTGCCACCTAACAGCTCAACCAAGTAGTCTATAAAAGGACGGGGAAATCCATACGTCGACACCAAGTACTCATCGGTGACATCATCCAGCCGAAATCGATCAAGTGTACGGTGTCCTCGGCCATAAAGCAGCAGGTCGCAGTCCAAGACAGTGATAGAAATAGCCATGTGTAAATCTACAAATGACTCAGCAAGAACATTACGTCCCAAGTGTCTTCCCACAATCAGTCTCTGTTACATCACTCTGGGGGCTTTCTGAAAATAAAAGATGATGGATGATACAGATATTACTAAATGAATAGCGAAATCAGAAATGACAAATGGTTATATAACTGACTCATCCCTCTTTGTctcctatattttttttttaattcaataagtttttattgaattttccagATAGACAGACAAACCAAAACATTGAGTATATAAATAT is part of the Pseudophryne corroboree isolate aPseCor3 chromosome 11, aPseCor3.hap2, whole genome shotgun sequence genome and harbors:
- the HARBI1 gene encoding putative nuclease HARBI1, producing the protein MAISITVLDCDLLLYGRGHRTLDRFRLDDVTDEYLVSTYGFPRPFIDYLVELLGGSLSRPTQRSRAISPETQIMAALGFYTSGSFQTRMGDTIGISQASMSRCVTNVTEALVERASQFICFPQEEVSVQRLKDDFYSLAGVPGVLGIADCTHITIKAPNAEDLSYVNRKGLHSLNCLLVCDAQGVLLWAETHRPGSTHDNVVLHQSDLSCLFETKMHKEGWMLADSAFLLRPWLMTPVQIPESPQEYRYNMGHSATHSIMERTQRALRQRFRCLDGSRATLQYSPDKSAQIVLACCILHNIALQHGLDIWCESGTTVMETEEDCNSMEVTETEAYRMRQELILTHFS